The genomic DNA CCTGCCTCAGATAGCTGTTGTGAGTGCAGCAAGAAAATATACGGGGTGAAAAATGAAAATAGCATATTATCCTGGGTGCACACTAAAAACAGATGCAAAAAAATTTGAGGAAAGCGCAATAAAAGTTTTCAAAATACTTGACATCGAGCTAATAGAATTGAAAAAATGGTATTGCTGTGGAACAGTTTATAGTTTAACAAAAGATAATTTGATGTATAGGTTAGCTGCAATAAGGAATTTAATAAAGGCAAAAGAAGAGGGTTACGATAGATTAACAACTCTTTGCTCAGTTTGCTACAATACCTTGAAACAGGCAAATGAAATGGCAAGAAATGATAAGGAAGCAATGAATAAAATAAATTCTTTCATGGATGAAGAAATTGATTATGATGGAAGTGTCGAAATTATTCATCCTCTTGAAATTTTAAAGGAGGATAAAATAAGAGAAAAAGTGAAAAAGCCATTGAATAAAAAATATGCATCATATTATGGCTGTCTGCTTCTCCGCCCAAAAAGCATTGCAATTGATGAATTTGAAAATCCGAGGATTATGGAAAGGATAATAGAAGCATGCGGTGGAAAAGCAATAAATTTTCCTTTAAAAAATGAGTGCTGTGGCTCATATATTGTTGCTAGTGATAAGCAAGCTGTCGCAGAGAGATGCTATCGTATAGTAAGCAATGCAAGGAGAAATGGGGCTGATGCAATAATAACAAGTTGCCCCCTATGCCATTTCAACTTAAATGAAATTCAGGAAGAAGTTAAAAGAAATTATACAAGCTTTTCTGGTTTGCCTGTGCTATATTTTAGCGAGATAATGCTTGAAGCATTGGAGGGATAAAATGGAAGAAGTTAGAATATATATTATGGGAAAGGAATATAAGGTGCCTGCTGGACTTACAATAATGAAGGCAATGGAATATGCGGGCTACCGCTATATAAGAGGGGCGGGATGCAGGGCGGGCTTCTGCGGGGCTTGCGCAACAATATATAGGAAAGAGGGGGACTATAAGCTATATGCTGACTTAGCATGCCAGAAAACAGTTGAGGAAGGAATGCATCTTGTTCAGCTTCCTTTTTCTCCAGCGAATAAGGCAACTTATGATATTGAAAGGGTTAAGGCAGATGATAAAACAATTCTATCTTTTTATCCAGAAATTGCAAGGTGTGTTTCATGCAATACATGCACAAAAGCATGCCCCCAAGAACTTGAAGTAATGGACTATATACAGGCATCTTTGAGAGGAGATATAAAAAAGACTGCGGAATTAAGCTTTGACTGCATTCAGTGCGGGCTATGCGCTATCCGCTGTCCAGCAGAGATAGTTCATTATCATGTTGCACAGCTTGCAAGGCGCTTATATGGAAAATATATTGCTAAAAAAGCAAAACATCTTGAAAAAAGGGTAAAGGAAATAGAGGAAGGAAAATATGAAAAGGAAATTAAGGAATTGATGAATAAAAGTTTGGAGGAATTGAGGAAAATGTATAATGAAAGAGATATTGAGCCAGGTGATTAAATGTATCCAAAGGAAATGGAAAAATCTATAGAAAAGGTTGAAAGGAATAGGGAAGAGAGATTGCACAGGTTGCCAGAAAGGCTAAAAGAAAAAGAAAAGGAGGAACTGCTTTTAAAGTGGCATCCAGATTATAAGCCAGAAGCAAAAAGAAAGATAAAGGTAGGAGTAAGCAAAAATGCAATTGTTCCAAATGAAGTTGCTGATTTAATAGAGGCATATCCTTTAGAAAATCCAGATGAAATAGATTTAAGCCAGATTGATTATCAGGCAGATATACTCATAATTGGCGGCGGAGGGGCTGGCACATGCGCCGCTCTGTTTGCATATTATAATGGCATAAAACCAGAGAATATAATCATTGCAACAAAGTTGCGCAATGGGGATGCAAATACAATGATGGCTCAGGGAGGAATACAGGCTGCTGATAAGGAAAATGATTCACCATTGCTACACTATCTGGATGTTATTGGAGGAGGACATTTCGCAAATAAGCCAGAACTTGTTGAAAGACTAGTTATGGATGCTCCCCGAATAATTAAATGGCATGAAGAACTTGGAGTAATGTATGACAAAAGTGAAGATGGAGAGATGATAACTGTTCATGGAGGAGGCACATGCAGGAGAAGAATGCACTCAGCAAAGGATTATACTGGAATGGAAATAATGAGGGTTTTGAGGGATGAAGTGAGAAATATAGGAATAAATGTTATTGAATTTTCTCCAGCAATTGAGCTTCTTATGGATGATGAAGGAAAAATTGGAGGAGCTGTAATTTATAATCTTGAAACAGAGCAATATTATGTTGTAAAAGCAAAGGCAACAATAATTGCAACTGGCGGTTTTGGAAGGCTGCATGTCCAAGGATTCCCAACAACAAATCACTATGGGGCAACATGCGATGGAGTTGTTATTGCATATCGTGCGGGAGTGATTTTAAGAGACATGGATTCCGTGCAATACCATCCGACAGGTGTTGCATATCCAGAGCAAATTGTTGGACTTCTTGTAACAGAAAAAGTCAGAAGTCTGGGGGCGCAACCATTGAATTGCGATGGAGAGCAATTTGTCCATCCACTTGAGCCAAGGGATGTGGAAGCATCTGCATTTATAAGAGAATGCTATGGAAGGAATAAGGGAGTTATTACTCCAACTGGAATGCGAGGAATATGGCTTGATTCACCCATGATAGATATTTTGCACGGAGAAGGAACCATTGAAAAAAGGCTTGGAGCTATGTTCAGGATGTTCAAGAGATTTGATATAGATATGAGAGAGGAGCCAATACTTGTATTTCCAACACTTCACTATCAGAATGGAGGGATAGAAATAAATTCAAATGCAGAAGTTTTGTCCCCAAATGGGGTTATGCATGGCTTGTTTGCTGCTGGCGAAGTCACTGGTGGAGTTCATGGA from Thermoplasmatales archaeon includes the following:
- a CDS encoding CoB--CoM heterodisulfide reductase iron-sulfur subunit B family protein, producing the protein MKIAYYPGCTLKTDAKKFEESAIKVFKILDIELIELKKWYCCGTVYSLTKDNLMYRLAAIRNLIKAKEEGYDRLTTLCSVCYNTLKQANEMARNDKEAMNKINSFMDEEIDYDGSVEIIHPLEILKEDKIREKVKKPLNKKYASYYGCLLLRPKSIAIDEFENPRIMERIIEACGGKAINFPLKNECCGSYIVASDKQAVAERCYRIVSNARRNGADAIITSCPLCHFNLNEIQEEVKRNYTSFSGLPVLYFSEIMLEALEG
- a CDS encoding 4Fe-4S dicluster domain-containing protein — protein: MEEVRIYIMGKEYKVPAGLTIMKAMEYAGYRYIRGAGCRAGFCGACATIYRKEGDYKLYADLACQKTVEEGMHLVQLPFSPANKATYDIERVKADDKTILSFYPEIARCVSCNTCTKACPQELEVMDYIQASLRGDIKKTAELSFDCIQCGLCAIRCPAEIVHYHVAQLARRLYGKYIAKKAKHLEKRVKEIEEGKYEKEIKELMNKSLEELRKMYNERDIEPGD
- a CDS encoding FAD-binding protein gives rise to the protein MYPKEMEKSIEKVERNREERLHRLPERLKEKEKEELLLKWHPDYKPEAKRKIKVGVSKNAIVPNEVADLIEAYPLENPDEIDLSQIDYQADILIIGGGGAGTCAALFAYYNGIKPENIIIATKLRNGDANTMMAQGGIQAADKENDSPLLHYLDVIGGGHFANKPELVERLVMDAPRIIKWHEELGVMYDKSEDGEMITVHGGGTCRRRMHSAKDYTGMEIMRVLRDEVRNIGINVIEFSPAIELLMDDEGKIGGAVIYNLETEQYYVVKAKATIIATGGFGRLHVQGFPTTNHYGATCDGVVIAYRAGVILRDMDSVQYHPTGVAYPEQIVGLLVTEKVRSLGAQPLNCDGEQFVHPLEPRDVEASAFIRECYGRNKGVITPTGMRGIWLDSPMIDILHGEGTIEKRLGAMFRMFKRFDIDMREEPILVFPTLHYQNGGIEINSNAEVLSPNGVMHGLFAAGEVTGGVHGKNRLMGNSLLDTQVFGRIAGINAAKYVRNCRIGRLNMEHVKRYIDELRKEGIEEKRRAPMILPDYREKRVLSRAIDIL